In a genomic window of Virgibacillus sp. SK37:
- a CDS encoding CTP synthase, translated as MTKYIFVTGGVVSSLGKGITAASLGRLLKNRGLKVTIQKFDPYINVDPGTMSPYQHGEVFVTEDGAETDLDLGHYERFIDINLNKYSNITTGKVYSSVIKKERRGDYLGGTVQVIPHITNEIKDQVFRAGDATNADVVITEIGGTVGDIESLPFLEAIRQIKNDVGRNSVMYLHCTLVPFIQAAGEMKTKPTQHSVKELRSLGIQPDVIVLRTEHEISNEMKEKIALFCDINKNSVIEMKDADTLYQVPISLQEQHLDQITCDHFGLECQEAEMDEWKELVNKVRHLSKKVEIGLVGKYVELPDAYISVVESLKHAGFEYDADIKVHWINSEKLDKETIKEELSHVDGIIVPGGFGDRGIEGKIEAIRYAREKNVPFFGICLGMQLATVEFARNVVGLNGAHSAEIDPGTPYPIIDLLPEQKDVSDLGGTLRLGSYPCMLQDGTKVKEAYNGADTIEERHRHRYEFNNMYRDQMAEHGFVFSGTSPDGRLVETIELKDHPWFVACQFHPEFTSRPTRAQALFKGFIGASVNNK; from the coding sequence ATGACCAAGTATATTTTTGTGACAGGTGGCGTTGTGTCGTCTTTAGGAAAAGGAATTACGGCAGCTTCATTAGGACGTCTGTTGAAAAACCGAGGGTTGAAGGTAACTATTCAAAAGTTCGATCCATATATTAATGTGGATCCAGGGACGATGAGCCCGTATCAGCATGGCGAAGTTTTCGTAACAGAGGATGGAGCGGAAACAGACCTTGATTTAGGACATTATGAGCGTTTTATTGATATTAATTTAAATAAATACAGTAATATTACTACTGGAAAAGTATACTCCAGTGTAATTAAAAAAGAACGTCGTGGCGATTACTTAGGTGGTACTGTACAAGTAATTCCACATATTACAAATGAAATTAAAGATCAGGTATTCCGCGCAGGAGATGCCACAAATGCAGATGTTGTTATTACGGAAATTGGCGGAACGGTTGGAGATATTGAATCTTTGCCTTTTCTTGAAGCAATTCGTCAAATAAAAAATGATGTCGGCAGAAACAGCGTCATGTACCTACATTGTACATTGGTTCCATTTATTCAAGCTGCTGGTGAAATGAAAACAAAACCGACACAGCATAGTGTGAAAGAATTGCGTTCATTGGGGATCCAGCCGGATGTAATTGTATTACGTACAGAGCATGAAATTAGTAATGAAATGAAAGAAAAAATTGCTTTATTCTGTGACATTAATAAAAACTCAGTTATTGAAATGAAGGATGCGGACACACTTTATCAGGTACCAATTTCTCTTCAGGAGCAGCATCTTGATCAAATAACTTGCGATCATTTTGGTTTGGAATGTCAGGAAGCTGAAATGGATGAGTGGAAAGAGCTTGTTAATAAAGTTCGCCATCTATCTAAAAAAGTTGAAATAGGACTTGTTGGTAAATATGTTGAATTGCCGGATGCTTATATTTCTGTGGTAGAATCTTTAAAACATGCTGGATTTGAGTATGATGCAGATATAAAAGTACATTGGATTAATTCCGAAAAACTGGATAAAGAGACAATTAAAGAAGAACTGTCTCATGTTGATGGAATAATTGTTCCCGGCGGTTTCGGTGACCGTGGTATAGAAGGGAAAATAGAAGCAATTCGCTATGCGAGAGAAAAAAATGTACCTTTCTTCGGTATTTGTCTTGGTATGCAGCTTGCTACAGTTGAGTTTGCTCGTAATGTTGTGGGATTAAATGGTGCTCATTCTGCTGAAATTGACCCAGGAACTCCATATCCGATTATTGATTTGTTACCGGAACAGAAAGATGTTTCTGATTTGGGTGGAACATTAAGGCTTGGTAGCTATCCATGTATGCTCCAGGATGGTACAAAAGTAAAAGAAGCATACAATGGTGCAGATACGATTGAAGAACGTCATCGTCACCGTTATGAGTTCAATAACATGTATCGCGACCAAATGGCTGAACACGGCTTCGTATTTTCAGGCACCAGCCCGGATGGCCGTCTTGTGGAAACAATTGAATTAAAGGATCATCCATGGTTTGTTGCGTGTCAGTTCCATCCTGAATTTACGTCTCGCCCTACAAGAGCACAGGCTTTATTCAAAGGCTTCATTGGTGCTTCTGTTAATAATAAATAA
- the rpoE gene encoding DNA-directed RNA polymerase subunit delta, with amino-acid sequence MSLSKYSHEDLKTMSMIELANLILLDEKKALDFRDVFEKIAEIKEFTEQDKQDSIAQFYTDLNVDGRFITIGSNLWGLKRWYPVEQADEEVTAAPKKKKKAKKKKKADEDADITEKELDIVDEDIEELADDFGDDEDDEFDEDLEEEFDEELDDFEEEEEDEDLDEEEQKK; translated from the coding sequence GTGAGCTTATCGAAATACAGCCACGAAGATCTTAAAACAATGTCCATGATTGAATTAGCAAATTTGATCTTGTTGGATGAAAAAAAGGCGCTTGATTTTAGAGATGTATTTGAAAAAATTGCAGAAATAAAAGAATTTACCGAGCAGGATAAACAGGATAGTATTGCCCAATTTTATACGGATTTAAATGTAGATGGCCGTTTTATTACCATCGGTTCTAATCTATGGGGATTAAAACGTTGGTACCCTGTTGAGCAAGCTGATGAAGAAGTCACTGCTGCACCTAAAAAGAAAAAGAAGGCTAAGAAAAAGAAAAAAGCTGATGAAGATGCCGATATCACAGAAAAAGAACTGGATATTGTTGACGAGGACATTGAAGAACTGGCAGATGACTTCGGCGATGACGAAGATGATGAATTTGATGAAGACTTAGAAGAAGAGTTTGATGAGGAACTCGATGATTTTGAAGAAGAAGAAGAAGATGAAGACCTCGATGAGGAAGAACAAAAGAAATAG
- the icmF gene encoding fused isobutyryl-CoA mutase/GTPase IcmF: MEQPEIYKPTNPVRFVTASSLFDGHDASINIMRRILQASGAEVIHLGHNRSVEEVVHAAIQEDAQGIAISSYQGGHVEYFKYMIDLLKELGAEHIKVYGGGGGVIIPREIKELHEYGVSRIFSPENGRELGLQGMINLMLEECDYVPPIDIKKDQEQLFNGERQAIARFITYMENAEVDEKEKQQVIDQLQNQAKDNVPVLGITGTGGAGKSSLTDELIRRFINEIPDKKIAVISIDPTKKKTGGALLGDRIRMNAIFTDRVYMRSLATRDSRSELSKAIQDVIDVLRASGFDFIIVETSGIGQGNAAITDVTDLSMYVMTAEFGAPSQLEKIDMIDFADFIVINKYEQKGSEDALNQVRKQYERSHMLFHQDKEKFPVFGTIASQFNDAGTNALFASLIDTLNERYAWTEEINFERNIIAEKQNMIITNERRHYLREIATHVRGYHKHAENQSEIARKVYQLEGAKEVLEADEVQTVIDQSLEKYNEQLDARSRKLLDSWDETKESYGKDKMTFKVRDKEIEMDLTTESLSGLKIPKVAFPKYQDWGERLTWLLKENVPGAFPFTAGVFPFKRKGEDPTRQFAGEGTPERTNRRFHYLSKNEEAKRLSTAFDSVTLYGEDPAHRPDIYGKVGESGVNICTLEDMKKLYAGFDLTNPMTSVSMTINGPAPIILAMYFNTAIDQQVNKFKEENNREPNQEEYEKLRDETIAVVRGTVQADILKEDQGQNTCIFSTEFALRMMGDIQQYFIDKKVRNYYSVSISGYHIAEAGANPITQLAFTLANGFTYVEYYLSRGMDVNKFAPNLSFFFSNGLDPEYSVIGRVARRIWAITMRDKYGANERSQKLKYHVQTSGRSLHAQEIDFNDIRTTLQALLAIQDNTNSLHTNAYDEAITTPTEESVRRAMAIQMIINKEFGLTKNENSLQGSFIIEELTDLVEEAVLQEFEKMNDRGGVLGAMERQYQRGKIQEESLYYEGKKHSGELPIVGVNTYLNPNPPSEDQIDSMELARASKEEKEHQISELQRFQEVNKDAVEEALERLKQTAASGGNIFAELMETVKVASLGQITNALYQVGGQYRRNM; this comes from the coding sequence ATGGAACAACCAGAAATTTACAAACCGACAAATCCAGTACGGTTTGTCACTGCATCCAGCCTGTTTGACGGGCATGATGCATCAATTAATATAATGAGACGAATTTTACAGGCAAGCGGCGCAGAAGTGATCCACTTGGGTCATAACCGATCTGTGGAAGAGGTCGTTCATGCAGCCATTCAGGAGGACGCGCAGGGTATTGCTATCTCTTCCTACCAGGGTGGCCATGTAGAATATTTTAAATATATGATCGATCTATTGAAAGAGCTTGGGGCAGAACATATTAAAGTCTATGGCGGGGGCGGCGGAGTGATTATTCCTCGCGAAATAAAGGAATTACATGAGTATGGAGTGTCACGAATTTTCTCACCAGAAAATGGTAGAGAGCTAGGTTTACAAGGGATGATTAACCTCATGCTGGAGGAATGTGACTATGTGCCTCCAATTGATATAAAAAAAGACCAGGAACAATTATTTAATGGAGAACGTCAAGCGATTGCCAGATTTATTACGTATATGGAAAACGCTGAAGTCGACGAGAAAGAAAAACAACAGGTCATTGACCAGCTGCAGAACCAAGCGAAAGACAATGTACCTGTACTGGGAATAACCGGAACGGGAGGAGCAGGGAAAAGCTCGCTTACAGATGAGCTGATCCGCAGGTTTATTAATGAGATACCAGATAAAAAGATTGCTGTGATTTCCATTGACCCCACCAAAAAGAAAACAGGCGGGGCATTACTTGGTGACCGCATCCGTATGAACGCGATATTCACAGATCGGGTTTATATGCGTTCATTGGCAACTCGTGATTCCCGCAGTGAGCTTTCTAAAGCAATTCAGGATGTCATCGATGTTCTAAGAGCTTCCGGGTTTGATTTTATTATTGTAGAAACAAGTGGGATTGGTCAGGGAAATGCTGCCATCACTGATGTTACGGATTTATCGATGTATGTCATGACAGCGGAATTTGGGGCCCCTTCCCAGCTTGAGAAAATAGATATGATCGATTTTGCTGATTTTATTGTTATTAACAAATACGAACAAAAAGGCTCTGAGGATGCATTAAACCAAGTACGTAAGCAATATGAAAGAAGTCATATGCTATTCCATCAGGATAAAGAAAAATTCCCGGTTTTTGGTACCATTGCAAGCCAATTTAATGATGCAGGTACAAATGCTTTATTTGCTTCACTTATTGATACACTTAATGAGCGATATGCGTGGACAGAAGAAATAAATTTTGAAAGAAATATTATTGCAGAAAAACAAAATATGATTATTACAAATGAGCGCAGACATTATTTACGAGAAATTGCGACACACGTACGAGGCTACCATAAACATGCAGAGAATCAGAGTGAGATTGCAAGAAAGGTCTATCAGTTGGAAGGTGCAAAGGAAGTTTTAGAAGCTGATGAGGTCCAAACAGTCATTGACCAATCTCTGGAGAAATATAATGAACAACTGGATGCCCGTTCAAGAAAATTACTTGACTCGTGGGACGAAACGAAGGAAAGCTATGGCAAGGATAAAATGACGTTTAAAGTCCGTGACAAGGAAATTGAAATGGACCTGACAACCGAATCACTATCCGGGTTAAAGATTCCAAAGGTAGCCTTTCCTAAGTACCAGGATTGGGGAGAACGTCTGACATGGTTACTTAAGGAAAATGTGCCTGGAGCATTTCCATTTACTGCAGGAGTTTTCCCTTTTAAACGAAAGGGAGAAGATCCAACACGTCAATTTGCAGGAGAAGGAACGCCGGAAAGAACAAATCGTCGCTTTCATTACCTGTCTAAAAACGAAGAAGCAAAACGATTATCTACAGCTTTTGACTCTGTTACTTTATATGGTGAGGATCCTGCACATCGACCTGATATATATGGAAAGGTTGGAGAAAGCGGAGTAAATATTTGTACACTCGAAGATATGAAAAAATTATATGCAGGTTTTGATTTAACGAATCCAATGACTTCTGTATCGATGACAATAAATGGACCTGCACCAATTATTCTTGCTATGTATTTTAATACTGCGATTGATCAGCAGGTAAATAAATTTAAAGAAGAAAATAACCGGGAGCCAAACCAGGAAGAATATGAAAAATTGAGGGATGAAACGATTGCTGTAGTAAGAGGGACCGTTCAAGCTGATATATTAAAAGAGGATCAGGGACAAAACACCTGTATTTTCTCCACGGAATTCGCACTGCGTATGATGGGTGACATTCAGCAATACTTTATTGATAAGAAAGTTCGAAACTATTATTCTGTTTCCATTTCCGGATATCATATTGCTGAGGCAGGGGCAAATCCAATTACACAGCTAGCCTTTACGTTGGCAAATGGCTTCACTTATGTGGAGTACTATTTAAGTAGAGGAATGGATGTAAACAAGTTTGCACCGAATCTGTCCTTCTTTTTCTCAAATGGTCTTGATCCTGAATATAGCGTAATCGGTCGTGTAGCCCGTCGGATTTGGGCAATTACCATGCGCGATAAGTACGGGGCAAATGAACGAAGCCAGAAGCTAAAATACCATGTACAGACTTCCGGACGTTCCCTTCATGCACAAGAAATTGACTTTAACGACATAAGGACAACACTTCAAGCACTTCTGGCGATTCAGGATAATACAAATTCTCTTCATACAAATGCGTATGATGAGGCGATTACTACGCCAACAGAAGAATCTGTTCGCCGTGCCATGGCAATTCAGATGATTATAAACAAGGAATTCGGCTTGACCAAAAATGAAAACTCCCTTCAAGGTTCATTTATTATAGAAGAGCTAACAGACTTAGTAGAAGAAGCGGTTCTACAGGAATTCGAAAAAATGAATGATCGGGGCGGAGTGCTCGGTGCAATGGAACGACAATATCAGCGTGGAAAGATTCAGGAAGAATCCTTGTATTATGAAGGTAAAAAGCATTCCGGCGAACTACCAATCGTCGGTGTAAATACGTATTTAAATCCGAACCCACCTTCTGAAGACCAAATTGACTCCATGGAGCTTGCACGTGCATCCAAGGAAGAAAAAGAGCATCAAATCAGTGAATTGCAACGATTCCAAGAAGTGAATAAAGACGCGGTTGAAGAAGCACTTGAGAGACTAAAGCAAACAGCTGCATCTGGTGGTAATATATTTGCAGAACTCATGGAAACCGTAAAAGTAGCCAGCCTCGGCCAAATAACCAACGCCCTCTACCAAGTAGGCGGCCAATATAGAAGGAATATGTAA